In a genomic window of Bacteroidota bacterium:
- a CDS encoding glycosyltransferase encodes MNPSPLISIIIPTLQEEKLIGGTLDQFTSGLRQRYNLEIIVSDGGSTDQTLPVARAKADVVIENGEGCPQNISIGRNLGAQAARGEILMFFNADVRLADPELFFRRMGSIICDESVSAATCNVRIDPDEEGTTDRLFHGFFNWYCRFLNEIGMGMGRGECHVIRAEMFRRIGGYNTKMAAGEDYELFVRLRHTGRVHFDRTLTVYESPRRYRQLGYLSVILLWFLNGLTAFAFHRSLVKSWKPVR; translated from the coding sequence GTGAATCCCTCCCCCCTGATCAGCATCATCATTCCCACGCTCCAGGAAGAAAAGCTTATCGGCGGCACGCTCGACCAGTTCACCTCCGGGCTCAGGCAGCGGTACAACCTCGAGATCATCGTGAGCGACGGGGGGAGCACCGATCAGACCCTCCCGGTCGCCCGGGCGAAGGCGGACGTGGTGATCGAGAACGGCGAAGGGTGTCCGCAAAATATTTCGATCGGCCGCAATCTCGGCGCGCAGGCCGCCCGCGGAGAAATCCTGATGTTCTTCAACGCCGATGTGCGTCTGGCGGATCCGGAACTCTTTTTCCGGCGCATGGGTTCCATTATTTGTGACGAGAGCGTCTCGGCGGCGACGTGCAATGTCCGCATCGACCCCGATGAAGAGGGCACGACCGACCGGCTCTTCCATGGTTTCTTCAACTGGTATTGCCGGTTCCTCAATGAGATCGGCATGGGCATGGGGAGAGGCGAATGCCACGTGATCCGTGCGGAGATGTTCCGCAGGATCGGCGGGTATAACACGAAGATGGCGGCCGGTGAGGACTATGAGTTGTTTGTCCGGTTGAGGCACACGGGGAGGGTTCATTTCGACCGGACGCTTACCGTGTACGAGTCGCCGAGGCGGTACCGGCAGCTCGGATATCTCTCCGTCATCCTCCTCTGGTTCCTCAATGGCCTGACCGCATTCGCATTTCACCGCTCCCTCGTCAAATCGTGGAAACCGGTGAGGTGA